The Polaribacter sp. HaHaR_3_91 genomic sequence AAGAAGTCTAGAAGTAGGTAAATACATGCTCTTTATTTAATTCTACTTATTATATTTTTTTAGTGATTAAATTTATTATTGTCAGTTCGAGCTTAGTCGAGAACTATTAGACTATTAAATAGGTATCTACTGAGTTCAACCAGACATATCAGTTATTTTTAAACTAAATTCTATGCAGTTAATTATATTCCTTCTAAAGAATTCATTTAATAGGAGGGATGCTTTAGTTTATACGTTATTAGGCTTTCTTTTTTTGATAATATTTTCGCCTCGTTTTTATAACTTTATACCTAAAATCATCAAAGAATAAGCTTGCTAATAAAAACAGTGCAGCTAGAATTAAAGTGTTTAATTTTAAATCTAATTTAGAATAGAAAAACCCACCTATTAATCCGCCTGCAAAAAAGAATAGAATAATGTAAACACGAAGTTTGATATTAGATTTCAGTAATTTTTTTTGTGGTGCCAATTTAGGAAAACATAATAAAGAAAGATCAATTCCTAAGTCTGTAAATAAACCAGTTAAATGTGTCGTTCTTACTACTGCATTAGAAATTTTTGTTACAAACGAGTTTTGTAACCCCATAGCAAAAAGTAACAAACAGGTAATAAGGTTTGCGTATTCTAATTCCATAAAATTACTAACAAGCCCTATAGAAATTAAAACAAGGCATTCAATAACTGTTGGCAATACAAATACATTTAGTTTTTTGTTCTCATTGTATCTTTCTATTAGAAAGCTAGATAAAAAAGAACCAAATAAAAACGAAAAAATATAGAGGAAGTAAATCGTTCCTTTCCAAAAATCAAAATTAGCTACGTCATATATAAACAATGCAAAATGACCTGTAACATTTGTAGTTAATTGTTTGAAAGCTAAAAAACCACTCACATTTACAAAACCAGCTACAAAAGAAAGTATGGTTGCAATTCTTAAATTATGTTTTAAAGTTCTGCTTTTACCTTGATGTCTAAACATTTGTTTTCGTTTATCCTGTACTCATAAAAGACTTGTAATATTAATACATATTCGGATGTATTAAAAATCTATAAAGTTCAGAATTATAAAGTAGTGGGCAAAGTTAGTTTTTTTAGATGATTATACTTTTAAATGTCCTTTAATTTATTGAATAAGGTTATTTAAAGGTAGTAAAATTTATCAAGCTGTATTTCTTTTAGTTTGATAATATTATTGACTTTCAGTAGATTAGATACGGAGTAAAGTTCAGTATGAAAAAAATATTTTTAATCAATAAAATTGTAAAAAAAATGATGATTATAATAAACCTAAGAAGCTACTGCTCCTAAAGTATACAGTTGCTCTAAATTAGGAGATGCACTACCACCTGCAGGTTCTAAAGTAATACCAAATGCTTCAGATTCGTTGGCATTTTCTATGGTAAATATTTTATTTGTATCTGCCATAAAAGTGTCTATTGTACCTAAACTTGTAGGCGTTAAAGGACTTAATTTTAAAGACCAAACTTGGTATACCTTTCCTTTTGGAGGTGTTGGTAATCCTTTAGCATCTAAGTAAATACTCTTTGTTTTTTTATCCCAATATACCTTTGCATAAGATGTTGGAGATACTTTTTGACCCGCCAGAGGCACAGAAACAATGTCTTTATCTCTAAAGATATCAATTAATTTTTCTGCTTCTGCTAAGCTGTTAGA encodes the following:
- a CDS encoding YoaK family protein, with product MFRHQGKSRTLKHNLRIATILSFVAGFVNVSGFLAFKQLTTNVTGHFALFIYDVANFDFWKGTIYFLYIFSFLFGSFLSSFLIERYNENKKLNVFVLPTVIECLVLISIGLVSNFMELEYANLITCLLLFAMGLQNSFVTKISNAVVRTTHLTGLFTDLGIDLSLLCFPKLAPQKKLLKSNIKLRVYIILFFFAGGLIGGFFYSKLDLKLNTLILAALFLLASLFFDDFRYKVIKTRRKYYQKKKA